The Pochonia chlamydosporia 170 chromosome Unknown PCv3seq00017, whole genome shotgun sequence genome includes a window with the following:
- a CDS encoding lysophospholipase precursor (similar to Aspergillus terreus NIH2624 XP_001214505.1) → MQHPAWIVAVAFAISDVTLPWAAHAAVVHSGAAQSSAFALYERATPQAPDGYAPGAVTCPSKRPEVRLGSSLSPQEKEWLPRRRTETISHIKDFLKRNAIPGFDSDKYLNGAKADSAALPNVGIAVSGGGYRAMLNGAGAVAAFDSRSPGSTTKGNIGGLLQSSTYISGLSGGGWLVGRPKDYKDYFKTIIDQADKKHDAGYNRSITDYWGRMLSFQLVNAKDGGPGYTFSSIADDADFSSAKTPLPFLVADSRAPGEKNTTIEDALFEFNPWELGSTDPSLNGFVPLKYVGSKFDNGKLADNEKCIAGFDNVGYIMGTSSSLFNQIVLRLKDGDSKYVPKGVPKFLVQIILDILTAIGDANDDIADWTPNPFKGWNKAVNKAAASDHLILVDGGEDGQNVPYHPHLLLERKVDVVFSVDSSADTNSWPDGAAPMATYQRSLSSISNGTSFPVVPGRNSFVNLGLNTRPTFFGCNSTNTTHAAPLIVYLPNYPYQFHSNISTFSLALNNSERDAMITNGWALATQLNGTRDADWSTCVSCAMLHRSFERTKTTIPEKCNQCFTRYCWNGTIDERPPVKAYEPQLYGTVIDVKGKGSSATRLLSSSVAMLATIVSCLTVIC, encoded by the exons ATGCAACATCCCGCATGGATCGTGGCGGTTGCGTTTGCCATTTCAGATGTGACATTGCCGTGGGCTGCCCATGCGGCTGTCGTTCACTCTGGAGCTGCTCAGAGTAGCGCGT TTGCCTTGTATGAGCGAGCAACGCCACAGGCTCCCGATGGATATGCACCTGGGGCAGTTACTTGCCCGAGCAAGAGACCAGAGGTCCGCCTCGGATCATCTCTCAGCCCACAAGAAAAAGAATGGCTTCCAAGGCGTCGAACAGAGACCATCTCTCACATCAAAGACTTTCTCAAAAGAAATGCAATTCCAGGTTTCGACAGCGACAAGTATCTGAATGGGGCAAAGGCTGACTCTGCTGCGCTCCCCAATGTTGGCATCGCTGTTTCGGGAGGTGGATATCGTGCGATGCTAAACGGTGCTGGAGCAGTTGCAGCTTTCGACAGTAGATCACCCGGCAGCACAACAAAAGGCAATATCGGCGGTCTTTTGCAAAGCTCAACGTACATATCAGGCTTGTCAGGCGGAGGATGGCTTGTTGGTA GACCAAAGGACTACAAGGATTACTTCAAAACTATTATTGATCAGGCAGACAAAAAGCATGATGCCGGATATAATAGATCAATCACTGACTATTGGGGCCGCATGCTGTCATTCCAGCTTGTcaacgccaaagacggcggtcCGGGATATACTTTTTCGTCCATTGCAGACGACGCCGACTTTTCTTCAGCAAAAACACCACTACCGTTCCTCGTTGCGGATAGCCGCGCTCCGGGGGAAAAGAACACAACAATTGAAGACGCCTTGTTCGAGTTTAACCCATGGGAGCTGGGCTCAACCGATCCTTCATTGAATGGATTTGTGCCACTCAAATATGTCGGGTCCAAATtcgacaatggcaagcttGCTGATAACGAAAAGTGCATTGCTGGATTTGACAACGTCGGCTACATTATGGGCACGTCTAGCAGTCTATTTAATCAGATTGTTCTTCGCCTTAAGGATGGCGACAGCAAATACGTTCCAAAGGGTGTCCCAAAGTTCCTGGTTCAGATCATCCTTGATATTCTGACCGCCATTGGGGATGCCAACGATGATATTGCCGACTGGACACCGAACCCATTCAAAGGCTGGAACAAGGCAGTCAATAAGGCGGCGGCGTCGGATCACCTCATACTCGTCGATGGAGGCGAAGACGGACAGAATGTTCCGTACCAccctcatctcctcctcgaACGAAAAGTAGATGTTGTTTTCTCAGTTGACTCGTCTGCCGATACAAACTCATGGCCAGACGGTGCCGCGCCAATGGCTACCTACCAACGTTCACTTAGTTCCATCTCCAACGGCACAAGCTTCCCGGTGGTGCCTGGACGCAATTCGTTTGTTAATCTCGGTCTCAATACCAGGCCGACGTTTTTTGGCTGCAAttcaaccaacaccacccaTGCAGCACCACTCATTGTATATTTACCAAATTACCCCTACCAATTTCACTCTAACATCTCGACCTTCTCTTTGGCCCTCAATAACAGTGAGCGCGATGCAATGATTACTAACGGCTGGGCCCTCGCAACACAATTAAATGGCACTCGCGATGCAGATTGGTCAACTTGTGTTAGCTGTGCAATGCTCCATCGCAGTTTCGAGCGAACCAAAACGACGATCCCAGAAAAGTGCAACCAGTGTTTCACTCGGTACTGTTGGAATGGGACAATTGATGAACGACCACCTGTTAAAGCCTATGAGCCGCAGCTGTACGGAACTGTTATAGACGTCAAAGGAAAAGGCTCCTCCGCAACAAGGCTACTTAGTAGCTCGGTTGCCATGCTAGCTACCATTGTCAGCTGCTTGACAGTTATATGTTAG
- a CDS encoding 2,4-dichlorophenoxyacetate alpha-ketoglutarate dioxygenase (similar to Aspergillus niger CBS 513.88 XP_001394361.1), which produces MSFSAVDMQTNGTVEPVLNIIKNGFGAEIRGLDFASGVSEESFRFLEDAVRKHGFAVVRRTRLNDETHLELARKFGELDDVTPYNIAGRVHRLRYNELFDVGNIDADGTITDLSSPRGEANKGNALFHTDSSFNPRRAGYSLLLAHELPPPGTGGSTAFADMRGAYRDLDPEFTKLLKESDFVARHSILHSKKLAAPEHFKDVDPAKHFLSRHKLVQLHETTGIPTLYLAKHIHSLENTSPGESQSILDRLFEHATQDKYVVEVEWQDVGDLVVWDNTCTMHRAVGGEFLTKYRRDMRRATVHDDSSQAWGLNEHTNERMGLP; this is translated from the exons atgtccttctccgccgTCGACATGCAAACTAATGGCACTGTTGAGCCCGTGCTAAACATTATCAAGAATGGCTTTGGTGCTGAAATAAGGGGTCTTGATTTTGCTTCCGGTGTTAGTGAGGAATCATTTCGTTTTCTTGAGGATGCTGTGAGAAAA CATGGCTTTGCAGTTGTTCGCCGTACTCGACTAAATGACGAAACACATCTAGAGCTTGCTCGGAAGTTTGGCGAGCTAGACGATGTGACTCCTTACAACATTGCCGGTCGAGTTCATCGATTGAGGTATAATGAGTTGTTTGATGTTGGCAACATCGATGCCGATGGCACTATTACCGATCTAAGCAGTCCCCGCGGGGAGGCAAACAAG GGAAATGCTCTGTTCCACACAGATTCCAGTTTCAATCCTCGACGAGCAGGCTACTCCTTGCTTCTCGCTCATGAGCTCCCTCCGCCTGGGACAGGCGGCTCCACCGCATTCGCCGATATGAGAGGAGCCTATCGTGATCTCGACCCAGAGTTTACAAAGTTGCTGAAGGAGAGCGACTTCGTTGCTCGCCATTCTATCCTTCATTCCAAGAAGCTGGCTGCTCCTGAGCATTTCAAGGATGTCGACCCAGCGAAACATTTTCTGAGCCGCCACAAACTGGTACAACTTCACGAAACTACTGGGATACCCACACTTTATCTCGCCAAGCATATTCACTCTCTTGAAAACACATCGCCTGGGGAATCGCAATCCATTCTTGACAGACTTTTCGAACACGCAACACAAGATAAGTATGTAGTAGAAGTTGAGTGGCAAGACGTTGGTGATTTGGTAGTTTGGGACAACACTTGCACTATGCACCGAGCCGTTGGGGGAGAGTTCCTCACCAAGTATAGGCGAGACATGCGGCGCGCAACAGTACATGACGACAGCAGTCAGGCTTGGGGATTGAATGAACACACAAATGAAAGGATGGGCCTTCCTTGA
- a CDS encoding C6 transcription factor (similar to Talaromyces marneffei ATCC 18224 XP_002145995.1), which translates to MEDQTDGPENLDGTGAMYHETHTELRNPADALRILAGSSKHENAALGPVASHNLDNMTPSEMLTGDSLDGFELVMAGNLPLEVVFQLLESFCQNYHPFCPIVPSYMLGLSAARLIKKSDHFLLGVILTIASRDSPQHLGMHSHCWAHTRQLLLDITLAVPWTQKSRVVEGLLLLSEWLPHSMLEQSTSEDFDHVFGEDRTAWSLIGLAVRYGYLMRIDTAAFRNVDQQEPREQQEYKRLIWTFIYIADRQISARLGQSFWSRGPSLSTRFTAKDFPTLTTLPGCGENYTSVLEATIELTQILHNAHAILYSSQERTRIMVRDGDYSRYLDDFQRAAQSWHTTWRDIQVSTKLRLPLFLLFEYVCLYVNAFSFQAILARRQAERRRSPNPRDRERGLTHPFEAGILRSPDGRYVFDAIDAATNIITLMNDADSQTDLRYLPSRYYLYSVYASVFLYKASRAGAVRSKTQREEIVALADGLIASLGQTASSDSHIGRTYSNLLKRLDFRAMTGQCPPVASESDRELRNREGGTSQVAAGGTSAGHQDISSLAMQSDDFEITLPPLSDYDIEEFNNFTLGNIWQF; encoded by the exons ATGGAGGACCAAACCGACGGCCCTGAAAACCTAGACGGCACTGGCGCCATGTATCACGAAACGCATACAGAGCTTAGAAACCCTGCTGACGCTCTTCGCATTCTTGCTGGGTCTAGTAAACACGAAAATGCT GCGCTTGGACCTGTAGCTTCACACAATCTCGACAACATGACACCGTCGGAAATGTTGACAGGTGATAGCCTTGATGGATTTGAACTGGTAATGGCCGGTAATCTACCTCTCGAGGTGGTGTTCCAGCTGCTTGAAAG TTTCTGCCAGAATTATCATCCATTTTGCCCCATAGTACCCTCGTACATGCTTGGACTCTCAGCTGCGAGACTGATCAAAAAGTCAGACCATTTCCTCCTTGGCGTTATTCTCACCATTGCATCCCGAGATTCCCCTCAGCATTTGGGGATGCATTCGCACTGCTGGGCACATACCAGGCAACTTCTGTTGGACATAACTCTAGCAGTTCCTTGGACACAAAAGTCGCGTGTGGTCGAGGGCCTGCTTCTTTTGTCTGAATGGCTACCGCACTCCATGCTGGAGCAGTCTACAAGCGAAGACTTCGATCATGTATTCGGAGAAGACAGGACGGCGTGGTCCCTCATCGGCCTGGCGGTACGATATGGGTATCTAATGCGTATTGACACGGCTGCTTTTAGAAATGTTGACCAGCAAGAACCACGAGAGCAACAAGAATACAAGAGGCTCATATGGACCT TCATATACATAGCTGATCGACAAATCTCTGCCCGTCTGGGCCAGTCATTTTGGTCCAGGGGCCCTTCTCTTTCCACCCGTTTCACTGCCAAAGActttccaactttgaccaCACTTCCAGGATGCGGTGAAAATTATACCTCGGTTTTAGAGGCAACTATTGAGCTAACACAGATTCTTCACAATGCTCACGCGATATTGTACTCATCTCAAGAGCGCACCAGAATTATGGTCCGTGATGGGGATTACAGTCGCTATCTAGACGACTTTCAGCGCGCGGCGCAATCTTGGCATACCACGTGGAGGGACATCCAGGTGTCGACGAAACTAAGACTTCCCTTATTCTTGCTATTTGAATATGTCTGTCTTTACGTGAACGCATTTTCGTTTCAGGCCATTCTAGCCCGACGACAGGCCGAAAGGAGACGCAGTCCGAATCCGCGAGACCGCGAACGGGGCTTGACCCATCCATTTGAAGCTGGCATACTCAGATCACCAGATGGACGCTACGTTTTTGACGCGATAGATGCGGCAACAAACATAATCACACTCATGAATGACGCTGATTCGCAAACCGACCTGCGTTACCTGCCATCTCGGTATTACTT ATACAGCGTGTATGCTTCGGTGTTTCTTTACAAGGCAAGCCGGGCTGGAGCTGTTCGATCTAAAACCCAGCGAGAAGAAATTGTTGCCCTCGCCGATGGACTGATAGCAAGCCTTGGCCAAACTGCATCCAGCGACTCACATATTGGGCGTACATACAGCAATTTGCTCAAGAGACTTGATTTCAGAGCCATGACTGGGCAGTGCCCTCCGGTCGCAAGTGAATCTGACCGGGAGCTTCGAAACCGAGAAGGTGGAACATCCCAAGTAGCTGCTGGAGGGACATCTGCTGGACACCAGGACATTTCTTCACTTGCAATGCAAAGCGACGACTTTGAAATAACCCTACCTCCACTGTCGGATTACGATATTGAAGAGTTCAACAATTTTActcttggcaacatttgGCAGTTTTGA